A stretch of Brassica rapa cultivar Chiifu-401-42 chromosome A08, CAAS_Brap_v3.01, whole genome shotgun sequence DNA encodes these proteins:
- the LOC103835756 gene encoding eukaryotic translation initiation factor 5B isoform X1, which yields MDRKNTSACRGDEDHPFALSFKGGENPKNKSYNVRFDLLGIEDYNEEAEDDVNVELSDELMLGRQVTEETNSKSEDLGENSRSKKKKKNKSGKTAHEEEDLDKILAELGITPVSPAQPELVAPSDCSKDGEEETVLSASSKKRKKKKDKDKKVYASSVEAKDEPSQPHRKVPKHILEMQEMVARRKEAEEMKKKEEEEKLRKEEEERRIQEEREKEAEEIKQKRKIREKEKMLKKKQEGGILTEKQKRDKAFKNKMLSDAGMLLASDKQGDSSKRPVYGNKRKPARTKANDSGSVQVKDHANITATLHDIDSAVKEKKQEAGDEEDDWEAKSDDSVTIMGDYDDGKDAPWLVVKKEIKDTAAKAHCSGEDKLNTNSFVPCLFFNLGFNTGPVISDRLASKAEVADKPKESRPKVDDATRPKDATKRGNDSEVNEVAKESLRSPICCIMGHVDTGKTKLLDCIRGTNVQEGEAGGITQQIGATYFPAENIRERTKELRPDAKLKVPGLLVIDTPGHESFSNLRSRGSNLCDIAILVVDIMHGLEPQTIESLNLLRKRNTEFIVALNKVDRLYGWKTCKNAPIEKALALQSKDVVIEFNMRLTQVITQFKEQGLNTEIYYKNKEMGDTFSIVPTSAISGEGIPDLLLYLVMWSQKTMVEKLTFVDKVQCTVLEVKVIPGHGTTIDVVLVNGVLHEGDQIVACGSQGPIITTVRSLLTRHPMKELRVKGTYQHHREVKAAQCIKITAQGLEHAVAGTSLHVIGPDVDVDEAKKTAMEDMKSVMSLVDKSGEGVYVQASTLGSLEALLEFLKSPDVKIPVSGIGLGPVHKKDIMKAGVMLEKKKEYATVLAFDVKITTEARELADNMGVKIFSADIIYHLFDQFKGYVKDVRDEERKETASEVVFPCVLKILPNHVFKRGNPIILGVEVIDGILKVGTPMCFLKEIGKSRVFVDLGRVASIHKDKKPLDDAKKGQQVAIKIVASNPGEEKMFGEDFDIEDELVSHISRRSIDILKTLYRVSFDKSLLFSRHFCRKYCSGN from the exons ATGGATCGGAAGAACACGAGCGCGTGTAGAGGAGACGAAGATCATCCCTTTGCCTTGTCCTTCAAGGGAGGTGAAAACCCTAAGAATAAATCATATAATGTAAGGTTTGATCTGCTTGGTATTGAAGATTACAACGAAGAGGCAGAGGATGATGTTAATGTTGAATTGAGTGATGAGTTAATGCTTGGAAGACAAGTTACCGAAGAAACTAATAGTAAGAGTGAGGATCTTGGGGAAAACTCAAGGagtaagaaaaagaagaagaacaagagtgGAAAGACTGcacatgaagaagaagatttggACAAGATTCTTGCAGAACTTGGGATAACTCCTGTTTCACCAGCACAACCTGAACTAGTTGCACCTTCAGATTGCTCAAaggatggagaagaagagactGTCCTGTCAGCTTCatcaaagaaaaggaaaaagaagaaggacaAGGACAAGAAAGTGTATGCTTCTTCCGTGGAGGCTAAGGATGAGCCATCACAGCCTCATAGGAAAGTTCCTAAACACATTCTAGAGATGCAAGAGATGGTTGCGCGGCGGAAAGAAGCtgaagagatgaagaagaaggaagaggaagagaagctGAGGAAAGAGGAAGAGGAGCGACGCATTCAGGAAGAGCGAGAAAAGGAAGCTGAAGAGATTAAACAGAAGAGGAAGATTAGGGAAAAGGAGAAGATgctgaagaagaagcaagaaggAGGGATTCTTACAGAGAAGCAGAAGAGGGACAAGGCTTTCAAGAACAAGATGTTGTCTGATGCTGGAATGCTTCTTGCTTCAGACAAACAGGGTGATTCCTCAAAGCGTCCCGTTTACGGCAACAAAAGAAAACCAGCTCGGACAAAAGCAAACGACTCTGGTTCTGTCCAGGTGAAAGATCATGCAAATATAACAGCTACGTTGCATGACATAGATTCAGCTGTCAAGGAAAAGAAACAAGAAGCTGGTGATGAGGAGGATGATTGGGAAGCAAAAAGTGATGATTCTGTTACTATAATGGGTGATTATGATGATGGGAAAGATGCACCTTGGCTTGTGGTTAAGAAAGAGATAAAAGACACTGCTGCAAAGGCCCATTGTTCAGGTGAGGATAAACTAAACACTAATTCTTTTGTCCCTTGTCTGTTTTTTAATCTAGGTTTCAATACAGGTCCTGTCATCTCTGATAGACTAGCATCGAAGGCTGAAGTTGCAGACAAGCCAAAAGAATCTAGACCTAAGGTGGATGATGCTACTAGGCCAAAGGATGCTACTAAAAGGGGTAATGACTCAGAAGTTAATGAAGTTGCTAAAGAAAGTCTTCGGTCTCCCATTTGCTGCATCATGGGCCATGTTGATACTGGCAAAACAAAGCTGTTGGACTGCATCAGAGGAACAAATGTTCAGGAAGGAGAAGCAGGAGGTATCACTCAGCAGATTGGTGCAACTTATTTCCCGGCAGAAAACATCCGTGAGAGGACCAAGGAGTTAAGACCTGATGCAAAACTCAAGGTGCCAGGTCTATTGGTTATTGATACGCCAGGACACGAGTCATTCTCAAATCTACGGTCAAGGGGTTCAAACTTGTGTGACATTGCAATTCTAGTGGTGGATATAATGCATGGTCTAGAGCCACAAACTATAGAGTCTCTTAATCTTTTGAGAAAGAGGAACACAGAGTTCATTGTTGCCTTGAATAAG GTGGATAGGCTATATGGGTGGAAAACATGCAAGAATGCTCCTATAGAGAAGGCTTTGGCGCTGCAATCCAAAGATGTGGTTATTGAATTTAACATGAGGCTTACTCAG GTTATAACCCAGTTCAAAGAACAAGGACTCAACACTGAGATTTATTACAAGAACAAAGAAATGGGAGACACTTTCAGTATTGTGCCTACTAGTGCTATTAG TGGGGAAGGGATTCCAGATCTGTTGCTATATTTGGTTATGTGGTCTCAGAAAACAATGGTTGAGAAACTTACATTTGTTGACAAAGTGCAG TGTACCGTCCTTGAGGTCAAAGTTATTCCAGGCCATGGTACAACAATTGATGTTGTTTTGGTCAACGGTGTACTCCATGAAGGTGATCAAATCGTTGCTTGTGGGTCACAG GGACCAATTATAACAACTGTTAGATCACTATTGACTCGTCATCCTATGAAAGAGCTACGTGTGAAG GGTACATATCAGCATCATAGAGAAGTAAAGGCTGCGCAATGTATCAAGATAACTGCACAG gGCCTTGAACACGCCGTTGCTGGTACTTCCTTACATGTGATTGGACCTGATGTGGACGTGGACGAAGCCAAGAAAACAGCCATGGAAGATATGAAGTCAGTCATGAGCTTGGTTGACAAAAGTGGTGAAGGAGTTTACGTACAAGCTTCAACGTTAGGATCTTTGGAAGCATTACTAGAGTTCTTGAAGTCACCAGATGTAAAAATACCTGTAAGTGGTATTGGCCTAGGACCAGTGCATAAAAAGGATATCATGAAGGCCGGTGTAATgctagagaagaagaaagagtacGCTACGGTTTTGGCTTTTGACGTGAAGATAACTACTGAGGCTCGCGAACTAGCTGACAACATGGGAGTCAAGATCTTCTCCGCTGATATTATCTATCATCTGTTTGATCAGTTCAAGGGTTATGTCAAGGATGTCCGAGATGAAGAAAGGAAAGAAACAGCATCTGAAGTAGTGTTTCCATGTGTCCTTAAGATTTTACCAAACCATGTCTTCAAAAGAGGAAACCCAATCATCCTTGGAGTCGAGGTCATCGATGGTATACTCAAG GTTGGAACTCCCATGTGCTTTCTAAAAGAGATTGGGAAGTCGAGAGTGTTTGTGGATCTTGGTCGCGTTGCATCTATTCACAAAGACAAGAAGCCACTTGACGATGCCAAGAAAGGCCAGCAGGTTGCTATTAAG ATCGTTGCCTCTAACCCTGGAGAAGAGAAAATGTTTGGGGAGGACTTTGATATAGAAGACGAGCTTGTCAGTCATATTTCTAGGAGATCCATCGACATACTCAAAACACTCTACAGGGTAAGTTTTGACAAGTCTCTCTTGTTCTCCAGGCATTTTTGTCGAAAATATTGTTCGGGAAATTAA